The sequence ctactcctgcagctactgTCTGATGTATATTGAGGTTCCCTATTGGAGGAGGGGGAGCATTAAGACCACGCACAGTCAGACACGTGGTGTGAGAATCTGCTGCGTGGAGACTCCAGGCCCGGTGTTGAGCCAAGGACTCTGGTAAGGAGACGGCTGCGGCCCACAGGTGAGCGGTGGAGTGGCCAGAGCTGCAGAGTCATTGGTCGAGGCCCGCGGGGAGTGGAATGGCACACGGGTGAAGCGTAGGAGGTGCCGCTCAGCAGATAAACGGGAAGGCAGCGAGGGTCGGTGGCTCCGGCGAGGCAGCaatgtcactgaaagttggcgtgcaggtacagcagacagtgaagaaagacaatagacaataggtgcaggagaaggccatttggcccttcgagccagcaccgtcattcaatgtgatcatggctgatcatccccaatcagtaccccgttcctgccttctccccatatcccccgactccgctatttttaagtcctatctagctctctcttgaaagcatccagagaacctgcctccaccgccctctgaggtggagaattccacagactcacaacaatctgtgagaaaaagtgtttcctcgtctccattctaaaggcttactccttattcttaaactgtggcccctggttctggactcccccaacctcgggaacatgtttcctgcctctagcgtgtccaaacccttaacaatcttatatgttacaatgagatgccctctcatccttctaaactccagagtgtacaagcccagctgctccattctctcagcatggaagctaatggaatgttggccttcataacaagaggagttcagtataggattaaagaagttctgcagttgtatagggctctggtgagaccacatctggagcattgtgtacagttttggtctcctaatttgaggaaggacatcattgtgattgaagcagtgcagcgtaggttcacgagattgatcctgggatggtgggactgtcatatggggaaagattgaaacgactaggcttgtattcactgcagtctagaaggatggggggggtcttatagaaacatataaaattataaaaggactggacaagctaggtacaggaaaaatgttcccaatgttgggcaagttcagaaccagaggccacagtcttagaataaaggggaggccttttaagactaaggtgagaaaaaaccttttcacccagagagttgtgaatttgtggaattccatgccacagcggatggatttaagagagagttagatagagctctgggggctagtggagtcaagggatatggggagaagacaggtacgggttattgattggggacaatcatccacgatcacaatgaatggcggtgctggctcgaagggccgaatggccttcttatgcacctctctatgtttctatgtttaaaaacaGGGAACTGTAGATCCTGGTttgcaaaaaaggacacaaaatgctggagtcactcagcgggtcagacagcatctctggagagaatgaacaggtAGGGTAGGGTAAGGGACGCTTACCACTGTGGGCACACcagtgctgccacaggctggtcATGCGGATGAAACCCTTTCCACACTCAtcacacacaaagggtctctctccggtgtgtatccgctggtgctccctcAGCCCCCATGCGTTCTTGTCACAGTGGGAACAGCCGCTCACCGGCGTGCCCCCGCTGGTGGTACAGCAGCTTGGTGGAGCAGGTGAAacctttgccgcagtcgctgcaggtgtaggggcgctcgccggtgtgggtgcgctggtgcgacAGCAGGTGACTgggctgggtgaagcccttgctgcactgggcgcaggtgtaggggcgctcgccagtgtgggtgcgctggtggaacagcaggtgactggactgggtgaagcccttgccgcactgggcgcaggtgaagggacgctcgccggtgtgggtgcgctggtgctccaacAGCCTGGTGGagtgggtgaagctcttgccgcactgggtgcaggtgaatggccgctcgccggtgtgggtgcgctggtgcgccAGCAGGGTGCTgaggcgggtgaagcccttgccgcagtcgctgcaggtgtagggatgctccccggtgtgcaggcgtctgtgcaccttcaggtccggcgacgacttgaagcctttgccgcagtcggagcaggtaaacggccgctcactgctgtgcacccgccggtgctcccgcagcccccacaaccgggcaaagctcttgccacaggtggagcagtCATAGGGCTTCTCACCGGTATGCACCCGCCAGTGGATCTTCAGGTCATTCGCtgtcttgaagctcttgccacagtcggagcaggtgaagggcctctcgcCAGAGTGCATTCGGATGTGGTGCAGCAGGCGGCTGTAGCGTGTGAAGCTCTTgctgcagtcggagcaggtgaagggcctctcgccggagtgcacgcggttgtgctgcagcaggttgctggagcagGTGAATTTCTTGCCGCACTCTGAGCAgttgaaggggcgttctcccgtgtgcacccgccggtggatctccagcttgctcgggctctgccaggccttgccacacacgtcgcactcataacgcttctccttgttgtgccccgtcatgtggtcctccatcgaagctcagcccctcgaagctcagcccgcacaccaaGCAGATggggggctcaccggcaccctggccgccctcaatggccgctcacgtccccgtctctccgtccacagcaacggctcctaaaccctgcaggaggggaacacagagggtcaacaagctggcaaacaggacattactagcacATATTGGGTGTGTTAATGGCGGAAGAAACCGTTATATCATTCTGTGCCTCACCAACAGAgaccaggttagatcctgattacgggtgctgtctgtgcggagtttgtacgttctccccttgacctgtgtgggtttttactccgggtgctccagtttcctccaacatttcgaagacgttcagggttgtagattaatcggcctccGCAAAATTGTTAAATCATCCCCTAAtgagctggtcagcgcggactccacCGGGTGAAAGATTTGTTtcctgctgcatctctaaactaaactaaaccaaagaagggtctcgatacaTTCAttctctccctagatgctgcctgacctgctgaactactccagcactctctctctgtctgtctgtctgtctctctctctctgtctctccctatctttctgtctctgtccctctctctctctctctctctctctctctctctctctctctctctgtctctctctttctctctctctatctctccctctctctctctccctctcacaccctttttttctccaaatctctctctctctatccctctccctctctctctatatatatatctctctctctccctctctctctccctctctctctctctctcagtctctctctctctctctctcagtcctctctctttccttctttctctctctctcctctctctcttggagaaaaggcaggtacgggatactgtcttgggatggcgagactgtaatatgaggaaagattgaaaagactaggcttgtattcactggagtttagaaggatgagggggatcttatagaaacatataaaattactagaccaagtgcagacccgttggatctgttcccccaacgtgcgttgtggtgggggaggcagcatgcagcgtcacacacactaactaccccccccccctccattacgctaatggaggggaggagggggggggagagagggggggagggagggagggagagagagggggggagagggggggggagagagaggggggagagagaaggggagagatgaggggcggggagaggtggggagcagggagggggtaggggtgtgtggaggggagggggatttaggggagggacggtgggggagaatatggaggggggatagagggggagggggattggaggagagggggtaggctggagggggggggagggaggggggagggggggggggggggggggggagggggggggggagggaggggagggggggagaggagagggggagagagggaagggggggagagggtaggggaggggaggggaggggacgggggggggagaggagatgggggggggggggggggggggggggggggagaggagagggaggggggggggggggggggggagagagtgaggggagtgcctttttacttcaacccaaacccaaacaaccatttgcaggcagtgcttttttttctatctacctctaaccatattttcattttcaaaccaaattaagggtactcacagtgctgtagacatttgtcattcaaagctctgattgaggcacaccacttgctctctctgattgaggcacaccacttgcagagactgattgaggcacaccacttcctggttttatagtccccccccctccctccagcaggggcagcagagagaatggggaatgttgtaaaaacattaatatctctgtcaattttaatcgacaggaaaaaatcctcggcacacacgcggcagaggggggctctgagcgaggtggccaaaaatgacggccgtaggtggcggcgtactctcggaaaccacagcacagaaagccgaaaccggtcaagaacagagttttagtaatatagataaaaggactggacaagctagatgcaggaaaaatgttcccaatgttgggcgagtccagaaccagggtcttagaattaaaggggaggtcatttaagactgaggtaagaaaaaactttttcatccagacagttgtgaatttatggaattccctgccacagagggcagtggaggctaaatcactggatggatttaagagagagttagatagagttctagaggctagtggagtcaagggatatggggagaaggcaggcacgggttattgataggggacgatcagccatgatcacaatgaatggcggtgcaggctcgaagggccgaatggcctcctcctgcacctatttctatgtttctgtttctatttctctctctctgtccctctctctctctctctctctctctctctctctctctctctcactctctctctctctctctctctctccctctctatctctctctctctctctctctctctctctctctcctctgtctctctctctctctcctctctctccaccctatctctctctctctctctctgtttctctgcctgtctctgttattctctttctgtctctgtctctctttctctctccctctctctgcctctgtctcactctctgtgTGCTATTCCCGCTTTTTCACTCTGTCTCTAgctctctgtatctctccctgtctctctctgatTCTCacgctttctttttctctcttgctgtctgtctctctcactctctctgtctgtctttctctctcaccctctctctatctctccctgtgtctctctctctctctatctctctttatctctctcttctctctctctctctctctctctcctctctctctctctctcttctttctttctctctctctctctctgtctgtctctctctctctctctctctctctctctctctctctttctctctctctctctctctctctctctctctctctctctctctctctctctctctctctctctctctctctctctcttttctctctctctatctctctctctctctctctctctctctctctctctctctctctctctctctctgtctctttttctctctccctctctctctctctctctctctccctctctgtctctctctctctctctctctctctctctctctgtctctctctctctctctctctctctctctctctctctctctctctctctctctctctctctctctctctctatctctctctctctctctctctctctctctctctctctctctctctctctctctctgtctctctctctctctctctctctcactctctctctctctctctctctctctctctctctctctctctctctctctctctctctctctctctctccctgtctctctctctctctctctctctctctgtctctctctctctctctctctctcaattcaattcaattcaatttaaaaactttattggcatgataaaaaaaatacattgttatattgccaaagtataaaacatgacatacacatttaaaatgcataagtataaatacaagtatacagtgcatggatagatatgtccctgtacataaactcgcaataggcctaaagccctttattgattgctacacattcttgcagctgtaagcagtacaacacaatagcaagtttagcaattcaatattaatttcttagtgtcagttaatgtcaattagtgtgtgcgtacatacgtgcatgttggtcattcaccgtctctcaggttatggcatgctgttacgtattgtgcaccaagatgtgccgtatttccttcaccaaggattattcttagttttgatgtattatctagttctttaaaatcaggggttgccacactgagtttgtcaaagtatgttttCCCTGTTTTGTCAAAttctttgcattttaggaggaagtgcacctctgtttcaacctcatctgtcaaacagtggccgcatattctgatttctcttggttgccagagtctcttctgtcttcctttttcaactgccaaatagtggtcacttaacctgcatttggtgagggtctgtctctgctttatgtctctaacagtttagagatagtctgccaatttataatctctttttaggcaacggtaacattctaatctgctttggcttttggtttctttatcccaatgttccaaatacgtttctttacattgtttgataatttggttcactctaactggtgattgggggtcagtattgatctgaggccggtcagggtctagctggatagggtttaactgaataggggtagttagtctcagtaccaactgacacagggaactcttttctgggttcccctcttgtgtttgaagggctttaaactggagggtatctggggggctagatttaaggtgattccaaaaatgttgtgctcttttctggatatttattatcagtgggtgtctgcctagttccgccctacatgcgtttgttggtgttttcctctctctctctctctttctctctatctctccctgtctctccctctctctctccctctcgttctctgtgtgtctctctctctgtttgtctgtctgtgtttgtgtgtgtgtctctctctctttctttctctctccctctctctatctctctctttctctctcacctaAACCCTAAAAATTAAAACGAAGAAggacaacgtagcaaagatgaacaGGAAGCAAAAGGAttaggtaatgtttaaagaacaacagaagataactaaaaagacaatacgaggagaaaagatgaggtacaacggtaagctagccaagaatataaagcaggacagtaaaagcttctttaagtatgtgaagaggaaaaaatgagttaagaccaaagttggacccttgaaggccgaaaaaggtgaatttattgtggggaacaaggaaatggcagatgagttgaaccgtactttggatctgtcttcacaaaggaggacacaaacaatcttcctgatatagtagtggccagaggatctgggatgacagaggaactgaaggaaatccacattaggcaggaaatggtgttggatagactgatgggactgaatgctgataaatccccagggcctgatggtctgcatcccagggtacttaagaaaaacatagaaacatagaaattaggtgcaggagtaggccattcggcccttcgagcctgcaccgccattcaatatgatcatggctgatcatccaactcagtatcctgtacctgccttctctccataccccctgatccctagccacaagggccacatctaactccctcttaaatatagccaatgaactggcctcaactaccctctgtggcagagagttccagagattcaccactctctgtggctctagaaatcgtggatgcaatggtgataattttccaatgttctatagactcaggatcagttcctgtggattggagagtagctaatgttatctcactttttaagaaaggcgggagagagaaaacagggaattatagaccagttagcctgacattggtggtgggaaagatgctggagtcaattataaaagatgagatagccaaacatttggatagcagtaacaggatcggtccgagtcagcatggatttacgaaggggaaatcatgcttgactaatcttctggaattttttgaagatgtaactaggataatggacaaagggagagccagtggatgttgtgtacctggactttcagaaagcatttgataaggtcatagaagattagtgggcaaaattagagcacatggtattggggatagagtgctgacatggatagagaagtggttggcagataggaaacaaagggtagggattaacgggtccctttcacaatggcaggcagtgactagtggggtatcgtaaggctcggtgctgggaccgcagttatttacaatatacatcaatgatttggatgaagggattcaaagtaacattagcaaatttgcagatgacacaaagctgggtagcagtcctgcacctattgtctattgcccccgCCTCTTTGTCTgtgtctttgtctctctctctctctctctctctctctctctctctctctctgtccctccctctctttcactcactctgtctctctctccatctctctccgtcTATCTCtagctctgtccctctctctgtctctctctctctgtatctcactCTCTATCTCGGTCTCTCTCTCAGTATCtcactctccgtctctctctcatAGTGCGAataccatcatcaagttcgctgttgtgggacgtatcactgatggggacaagtTAGAGTATAGAAAAGAGATCGACcatctgaccaaatggtgccagtgcaataatctggccctcaacaccagcaaaaccaaggaactgattgtggactttggaagggggtaggatggggacccacagtcccatttatatcaacgggatataagagcttcaaattcctgggcttgcaca is a genomic window of Leucoraja erinacea ecotype New England unplaced genomic scaffold, Leri_hhj_1 Leri_972S, whole genome shotgun sequence containing:
- the LOC129695174 gene encoding zinc finger protein 239-like, translated to MEDHMTGHNKEKRYECDVCGKAWQSPSKLEIHRRVHTGERPFNCSECGKKFTCSSNLLQHNRVHSGERPFTCSDCSKSFTRYSRLLHHIRMHSGERPFTCSDCGKSFKTANDLKIHWRVHTGEKPYDCSTCGKSFARLWGLREHRRVHSSERPFTCSDCGKGFKSSPDLKVHRRLHTGEHPYTCSDCGKGFTRLSTLLAHQRTHTGERPFTCTQCGKSFTHSTRLLEHQRTHTGERPFTCAQCGKGFTQSSHLLFHQRTHTGERPYTCAQCSKGFTQPSHLLSHQRTHTGERPYTCSDCGKGFTCSTKLLYHQRGHAGERLFPL